The genomic region TTATTTTAGATATTAAAAAGGTACAAGAATTTTTCAATTGTTTGTTTCCTCTTCAACTATGTCTATTATCTTTCTTAGGGTTTGCAGGGTAACGTTATATGTCTTACCTCTGACTACTTCGTCGTCAACATCTACATTAATGCCGACCTCATCTCCTAACCGTCCCGCGATATTATCGGCTTGTTTATTATCTTTTGCATTAACTACAAGCTGTACATTCATGGGCTTTGGGCTTAGTCTCACAGTTATCTTATAGATTCCCTCTTTATATCCCATTACAGCATGATAATCCAAGGCCTTCCCGTCAAGAGTTCTCTGAATCGATTTCCTTTCCTCAACTACTAATCCACGCTTTTTCATGGAGTCCTTTATTTTGTTAACCATATCGGCCTCAGCGACCACGGCTAACGTCACCGCTCAGGACGTCCAAGGCTTCGTCAACGGCCAGTTTTAACTCTAGCCGCTTCTCCCCTATTAGGGTTAAATTCGCGCAAAGTTTCAAGAACAGCCTTTGCCGCCTTCTCAACAAACGACTCAAGCTCTTCATGATGCTTTAGTTCCTCTTTACCCGGCACTGCTAGGTTATCGGATATAACTAGTAGAGCTGCTGCATCAAAGCCCCTCATTGCCGCGAGTGCATAGAGAGCAGCCACCTCCATTTCTACAGCAATAATTCCTCTTTTCGACCATTTTTCGACAAAGTCCTTGCTTTCGGCATAGAAAGCATCGCTACTAAAGACTGGGCCTAGGAATACTCTCCCGTGAATATTCTTTGCTTTTTCATAGAGCTTTGTAGCTAGTAGCGGGTTTGGAGCAGCGACCATACACGCATCTGGTATATAGGACCCAATTGTACCTCCATGGATATATGCTGCACCAGTTGCTACAACGGCATCGCCTATCTCGAGGTACGGTACTAGTCCTCCTGCTGTTCCAAGTCGTATCATAACTTCTGCTCCCAGCATCCTAAGTTCCTCGAAAACTATTGCCGCAGAAGGGGCACCTATTCCGTGCACTGCAACACTTATTGGTTCACCTCTATAGTATCCTGTGTAAATGTGGAAGCAACGGGTAGTATTGACTAGCCTTGCGTCTTCAATAAAGTTCTCAGCTATGAATTTGGCGCGGGCAGGATCGCCAACAACTACAACTTTCTTAGCTAGGTCCTTAGGTGATATCCTAATATGTTGTGGCTGCAAGATCTTCGCCATCCGTTTTACTGGGTTACAAGGGTTAAGAATATTTTTAGGAGAAATCAAGGCTGCGGATAAAATGGGCTATGAAGACTCCCCGGAAGCATAGGTTCAAAGCGATGCAGATGCACGAGCATGCTGAGCCCCAGCAATCGTGATTGTATTCTATACGATATACTAATCCATATTAGTACCCTAAAGAGGATTTACAGAAATAAAATGGGTCGATGCTGATCCCGGTCTTACCGACGCTTGGGCTAAGAGGATGACGAGGATGGTAGCCTCTGAGGCCTTCATAATTTATTACCATGATTATTAAAAAGGGCTTGTTCATTCACAGCCTCCTTTCATACGTAGGGAAGCAGTTATAGGGTGACACAGCGAGATGTACAGACACCGGAGCACTACCATGGAAGAAGAAGCACTAATGCTGATTGACAAATATCTCGGCGATCTTATAGAGGAAGTTGTCTACAAGTATAAGTATAATGTTGATCTTGAAGATGAATATGAAGAACTACTACGCTACGTATTTAGAAGACTAGCAAAGGCATGGTTTAAGGGAAAAGATTTTACTTTTGAGGAATTTGAACGAGTGCTTAAGAATGCAAGAAGGCGGCGCAAACAGCTTGAGATAGTCTTAAGCTACCTAATAAGCAGGTATGCAGCAAAGAATGGGCCAATCTATATTAGACACGAGAAAGATTGGTACGATGAAATGTACTAGAGAACTAGTTCCTAATCCCTATGCTATATGTCTGAATTAATTAATGATTCTAATGGAATCGAATAATAAATACTGTGGCATTTATTTCTTCTAAGGTAGGAGAAAGGGGGGTTCTGTTCGCGGTAATGTCGTCATCCCCGGAGGGGTCGCGGGGGGCAAGTAACAACATCTCCCTAATGTGTTTATGGGTTCTGGGCTTAATTTATGTGTCATTTGTTGTTTAAGTCTATGTTTCTCATTTGAATCTTTTATTATACAAGCCGAAATAAGGGGATGTTAACCTAAGTCTTTGTAAGGGGCATTGTTAGTTGCCGCGCAATGCTAGGAGGCGCAGAGCTAGACGTACTAAGACACTAGACTCGGCTCTAGGGTCAGATACTGGTGTAAAAAGCCGAGGCCGAGGAAGCTCAGGTAGGCGAGCGTCTCGTACTGTTAAACGTTCAGTCGTGAGAATAGATCCACATAAGCTGACTGAGGACATACTTGACGAGGTTTCATCTAGGCTCGGCCTTGATATTCTCGGCCTTAAACGTGAACAACTAGTAGAGGCCCTCAGACCTATAGTTGAGGGGATACTTGAACAATACTCGTCAAGGCCATCTAAGGAGGCAATTATATCAAAAATTGTCAATACTTCGAGGAACGTGTACATGATGATAGCTGCCTATATTGTTGAGAGAATTGACTCTCTCACAAACGAGCAGCTAGAGTTCGTAATAAACTATGGTGAAGCTGTAGCTGCAAAGCATGCACCAAAACTTTATGCGGAAGCAAAAAGACTCGGAAGGGACGACTTAATTCCAATGCTACGAATGCTTTGGGAGAAATATGGCAATCCAACGCCTATTGCTTGTCCATACTGTGGTTTTAGAGCTGTTACTCCAGACCTTGTTTGCATGATCTGCGGCAAGGAGTTATCGGAGAGAGAAGTAAAAGAGGCAATAGACTTTCGCGAACGACTTCAAGAAATGGTTGAACTTTACTCTGAGCGCGAAGTTGAGGACGCAATTAGCAGGGGATACGTTATTGTGGGCGATGTTGTAAAGCCTCCATCATATAACATAGAACCAGGTAATGTAGTTCTGCACCTTACTGCCGAGGAACGAAGCTTTCTAAAAAAACTCCTAATGGTGAAAAGAGAGGGAAAGTAGACTATGTTAGAGCTAACTACGTGGGATGAGGTGGAGACAGTAATCAAGAAGTCGCGGATAGTGTTGGTAGCAATATATGATTCCGGAAACCCGATGGGTAGGTATATATCGTCGCTAATTGATGATATATCGTACTATATTGAGCCTGCGATACTGGTTATAAAGATTGATGCAAGGACAAGCACAATACCGGAAAAAATCGGTTCGGTACCAAAGTTGCAACTCTACTATAATGGGCTACGAATATGGGAACAGATAGGGTTTTTCTATAACCCTGTCAGCGATAAATATGCAATAAGGCGTGGAATCCTCTATGCACTCCGATCACGCGGATTGAGTCCAAGGAACCTTGGCATTTCGCTAGGTTTTTGATAGGAGAATGGTGTTCGTCGAAGAAAGCATAACCATTAAATGAGGCGCATAAGGCCTCTGGATCCATGTTAGAAAGCTTTATATAGAAGCGGCTGGGAAGGCAACCTACACACGGCTAAGAGAGGGTTACGAGGAAGGGGTGTAACGTAATGGCGCTAGGCGTCCCGGTACTAATTCTTAAGGAAGGCACACAGAGAGTTTATGGACGAGAAGCTCTACGCAGCAACATCCTTGCCGCAAAAGTGCTCGCAGAGGTCCTCAAGACAAGCCTAGGGCCACGTGGTCTCGACAAAATGCTTGTAGATAGCTTTGGAGACGTAACAATAACTAATGATGGAGCAACAATACTCAAGGAGATGGAGATACAGCATCCTGCCGCTAAGCTTCTAGTAGAAGTTGCCAAGGCACAGGATGCCGAGGTAGGTGACGGTACTACAAGCGCTGTAGTGCTCGCGGGCATGCTTCTTGACAGAGCTGAAAACCTACTAGATCAGAACATTCACCCGACAACAATCATTGAGGGCTACAAGAAGGCCCTAGACTTTGCACTCCAGGAACTCTCCAATATCGGTATAAAGGTGAATGTCGAAGACAAAGAGACTCTAAAGAGAATTGCTGCAACAAGCCTATACAGCAAGTACGTTGGTAGTGGAGCTGACCTAGAAAAGCTAACAGAGATGGCTGTTGCCGCTATACTCAAGGTGGCTGATAAGAAGGCCGACGGCACATACGATGTAAGACTTGATAGGATAAAGATTGAAAAGAAGAAAGGTGGTAGCATACTCGACAGTCAGCTTGTCGAAGGCATTGTTCTTGATAAGGAGGTTGTGCATCCTGGTATGCCTAAGAGGGTTGAGAATGCTTACATAGTGTTGCTAGACGCACCACTAGAAGTAGAAAAACCAGAAATAACAGCAAAAATCAACATAACATCCCCAGAGCAGATTAAAGCATTCCTAGACGAGGAGGCAAGGATACTCAAAGAAATGGTTGAGAAGATTTATGAGGTTGCTGTTGAGCGTATGAAGAGAGATGGCTTGGAGCCTGGTAAGGCAGGCATCGTCGTCATAACCCAGAAGGGTATCGATGAGGTAGCACAACACTTCCTAGCAAAGAAAGGAATAATGGCAGTAAGAAGAGTAAA from Pyrofollis japonicus harbors:
- a CDS encoding purine-nucleoside phosphorylase; protein product: MQPQHIRISPKDLAKKVVVVGDPARAKFIAENFIEDARLVNTTRCFHIYTGYYRGEPISVAVHGIGAPSAAIVFEELRMLGAEVMIRLGTAGGLVPYLEIGDAVVATGAAYIHGGTIGSYIPDACMVAAPNPLLATKLYEKAKNIHGRVFLGPVFSSDAFYAESKDFVEKWSKRGIIAVEMEVAALYALAAMRGFDAAALLVISDNLAVPGKEELKHHEELESFVEKAAKAVLETLREFNPNRGEAARVKTGR
- the thsA gene encoding thermosome subunit alpha — translated: MALGVPVLILKEGTQRVYGREALRSNILAAKVLAEVLKTSLGPRGLDKMLVDSFGDVTITNDGATILKEMEIQHPAAKLLVEVAKAQDAEVGDGTTSAVVLAGMLLDRAENLLDQNIHPTTIIEGYKKALDFALQELSNIGIKVNVEDKETLKRIAATSLYSKYVGSGADLEKLTEMAVAAILKVADKKADGTYDVRLDRIKIEKKKGGSILDSQLVEGIVLDKEVVHPGMPKRVENAYIVLLDAPLEVEKPEITAKINITSPEQIKAFLDEEARILKEMVEKIYEVAVERMKRDGLEPGKAGIVVITQKGIDEVAQHFLAKKGIMAVRRVKRSDLEKLEYATGGKIVSSLRDLKPEDLGFAKLVEERKVGNDKMIFIEGCPNPKAVTILLRGANDMVLDEAERNLQDALHVLRNVLRKPIIVPGGGAVEVELALRLRKFAESLGGKEQLAVEAYADALEEIPMILAESAGMDALQALMDLRKLHSEGKTFAGIDVLRSKVEEDMTKINVIEPILVKEQVLKSATEAATTILKIDDVIAATPKTEEKKGKKGGKEEE